The window TAGCAGGACCAACATTAACAATCTGCAAAGAGAAGGAAATTTTAGATTTGAAATTTAATCTtgcataaaaatacaaattatgaAATACAAATACTGCAGTACAAGAGATTTAAGTAGTTAGACTACCTATACAATTATCTATTTGTATCTACAGCAGAACAGCTATGATGAAACATCATGAATTGAGGAAAGTCTACACGTACACAGAAACATTATGAAAAGCCACACTGTATATTTCAATCTTTGTTTGCTGAAGATCTCAGATAGTGATCAGAATGGTCTCCTTTTCATATCACGTTTATCTGGACATATGGATTTTCCTCCATCATAAAGTTATATTTATAGTGCACATTTCAGTGTTTAATgtagtaagaatttttttttttcccaagatTTTCAATGGTTGTAGCACTTTCTACCCCCTCTTGCCTCCTTAATgtcttgatactagtgaagggcttttgatccaagaaattggacctatcgtccaatttcttggattaaacctgattgctGCCCATTCCTAAGATGTATGATCCCtatacctctttttttttttttttttaacaagtcagccatctcccaccgaggcagggtgacccaaaaagaaagaaaatccccaaaaagaaaatactttcatcatcattcaacactttcacctcactcacacaatcacttttttgcagaggtgctcaggatacaacagtttagaagcatatacatataaagatacacaacatatccctccaaactgccaatatctcaaacccctccttcaaagtgtaggcattgtacttcccatttccaggactcaagtccagctatataaaaataatcggtttccctgaatcccttcactattaccctgctcacactccaacagctcatcaggtcccaaataccactcgtctccattcactcctatctaacacgctcatgcacgcttgctctaagtccaagcccctcgcccacaaaacctcttttaccccctccctccaactttttcgaggatgacccctacccagtcttccttcccctacagatttatatgctctccatgtcattctactttgatccattctctctaaatgaccaaaccacctcaaaaacccctcttctgccctctgactaatacttttattaactccacaccttctcctaatttccacactccgaattttctgcataatatttacaccacacattgcccttcttATATTACATTAAATTGTTTCTATAACTTAATTTGTTCCTGAATTCATTGGGCATGTTTTTCACAATTTACAAGTGTGGCCTCTTATTCTCCCTGTTGATGGTGCCAAGAAATTACCTGGTACAAGGTATTTGTTTACGGGCAACCACCAGAGTCTACAGTAGTATAAAATCTCTGATTTCTTTAATACCACTTTCTCATTAAAAACTGTcaccatatacagtggtccctcgcttttcgtagttctcggcaatcataaatttcgccaatcataggggtattttcgtataaacatggactcgcttttcataggttgactcgcaaatacagtggacccccggttaacgatattttttcactccataagtatgttcaggtgccagtactgaccgaatttattcccataaggaatattgtgaagtagattagtccatttcagacccccaaacatacacgtacaaacgcacttacataaatacacttacataattggtcgcattcggaggtaatcgttatgcgggagtccactgtagtagttcgtccgggacgcgtacgcacggtgtgagccggggaggcctccctacccagccagtctggcattgtttaccagtgagtgaaggtcccctcaagtgctcctacgaaatatttcataatattccactcattttagtgcttgcaagtactaaataagctaccatggctccaaagaaagctcctagtgccaagcctgtggtaaagaaggtgagaaatatgtagtgacaaagtcttgggccattttagggaagtgttaaagagacgccagaaacagagctctctccacagttactttgcgagacaggactagagtgactctcaaggtggtcctagtggcattaagaaacagagaagagaagcaaccccagagaagcaattggtacctgaggtgttgctggaaggggattccccttccaaactgtaaacaatccaatctctctcctccagtcttccatacactaagaagaatctccaataaaggtaagtgttatgctgttaatgtttcattcatcatttcccattgtattgtttatgtactacatgtatatttcatgtaaaaaaattttttgttttaatacttctgggtgtcaggaacggattaattgtatttacattatttcttatggggaaaattgattcgcaaatcgtaaattttgtttatagtagctcctccaggaacggattaattacgaaaaatgagggaccactgtatattaacTGCAAACATCCGCTCTAGCATTTCAGAATCCTTTGATTAAactagtaaaaaaaaattatgtatgaaACAAACTCAGCTTATTCTTATGTAGATACAAtacaaataaaataatataaattatCATAATTACAAGAAGCCCCATTAAAAAAGTTTAAAACTCTTCTGGGGAGCAACAAAACACTTTAGTAACACTCGACAACAAAGGCTCCTAAATTATATGCAACAAATTAAAAGAAATCTTGATCATGAATTAACAAAATTTCCAAAATTATCATCCATACTTATAAACTCTAAACTGGAATAAATGAGTTACATTCATACAAGACTATTGTCAAATCATGAATatgaaagggaaggagagagcatAATCAAGGAAGTGGGGGAGGCAGGCAAAGTTAGGCTCAAGCTTTTCTGATAATTCATGCCAGAAATACGTGTCAGAATACCAGTAAGACAAACACTTCTTTAATGTTGTCTAAATCTGTCAGAAAGGGAGTGGCCAGTTCCAGAAATAAGTAAATCTACAGTACAGcactaaaaaaaatacaaataagaAACTTACTTGTAAGGCAGGACAGTGACTCATAAGCAATGTTAAGTCCTGCCTAGTGAGCCATGCTCCACACCCCTCAAGGATCACTTCCTCCAGCACAGGCAAGTGTTTCTCCAGCCGGAAAAAGGGTgatgtcactaccaccatacgATTCTGTTTGGATTTTTGAggagaaaatttaaattattaCTAGATATGGCAAGGGGGGCAAACAAAGGTGTGAAGAGAAAACAAGACTGAGCCATTACTGTAAATAATCAAGAACTTCATAAATTATTAAGTGATCACTGAAAAACTTAAATATGCCATCACAGAGgggaaaaaaatagaaataagAAAGTGGAATTGCTAGAAAAAGGGGAAAGAGGACTGGTGAAGATAGCAAGTCAAGGTATCGACACAACAAAAGTAACATTTCGGATACCAAAAACTTAAGAAGACAAACCTGTGGCAAATTAAAGAGGGCTGACCCACAGAGCGAGAGTTTCTTAAGGGAAGCAGGTAAGGCCGAGAACTTTGTGGTGGAGGCATCAATATAACACCGATGAAGATTGAGCTCCTGAAGATGTGGACAACGACGCTTCAAGCTTGTCAGAAATGCTTCAGAGATGCACTGTGACCCTAGGATTTAGAGTTACATCATAAATTATGAAAATAAATCAAGTAGCATGTTTCGAGTCCTAAACAAGTAACTGTCTTGTTTCATGAAAATCGCTTACCTGTAATGCTGTTAACATTGCAAAATATAAAATTACGTATAGTCAGGAATTCTGAGTTATGAATTTATTAAAAAGTCTCAATTTTAAGCTAATGCATATTATTTATAGTGTATGTAAAAACCATTACACACTTTAAAATAGAGATAATTAAAATATAAAGGAAAACAGAACATGTATTTTACTGTGTTCATTCATTCATGCAAGAAAGCCTATGTAAATCTAATTCAAACAAATCTCTTCACTCTTAAAATTTAAAAATGAAAACCTGATGCACAGTAATTTCTTCTCAAATGGCACATGACCAAATATGCCTTTTTACTGACATATAACCTGATGCACTTCAGTGCAAATGAATTCATTCCTAGAAAAGTTACAACAAATTAACAAAATATATCATGCATAAAAAGGGATGTCTGTGTGTTAATGTATGCTGCTTTTGTAAACTGCACCAAATTCAGCTGTGGaatatataaaattaaataataacaatacagtaacattattacttgtagtagtagtaatagtaatgatagaagtaataataatagtgataactaACAGCAATAATAAACAATGTACAGTACGTACTTTGCTTTAGTGTACACCACTTTTTAAATACTGTATCAGGTAAACTTAGTCTAGTTTCATACAGTAGTAATGTAGAAAATACTGGAGAAGACAGATCATATTATAAATAGTATTTTTAAGTGTCGAGGGTTTGGACTAGCATGAACGTAATTTAATAAAATGTGAGTAAGTATTATATATTGAGGGCACAGTTAAGAAATGTATATTAAAGACCTTGTGGTGATCAAGGTATGAAATGCTATGCTATCATAAAGGTGCTCATAGATTTGTCTGTATGAAGAGGAAAAGACAACCAACCTAAAGATAAACTAATGGCATTATTGATGTCACTTTCCAAGTGGTCAAAATGAGACATTGCATTCCCTAAGGATATTTGATACTGTACTGTAATTCATGCTGATgttaaaatatttttcactcttACCCTTAGGATGCAAACGAACACTGGATTTGACGAATCCAGTCACAGTGATGGTCAAGGTGTGTGGACCTAGAAATCTTATAAACTTGTGGAGAAATTGTAGACTGAGGGGTGTCCTTCCAAAATTTACATGACGCCATAGGGATAAGTCACCCACTAAACGTGCAAGTCGTGGATGAACACTGCAAGAATAATGCCATTTATCTAGAAGTAATAATTTTTGTGGCAT is drawn from Cherax quadricarinatus isolate ZL_2023a chromosome 37, ASM3850222v1, whole genome shotgun sequence and contains these coding sequences:
- the LOC128701766 gene encoding F-box/LRR-repeat protein 12, which produces MSSVNLLELPESVLLKIFSSLYAVDLHNLCSVHPRLARLVGDLSLWRHVNFGRTPLSLQFLHKFIRFLGPHTLTITVTGFVKSSVRLHPKGSQCISEAFLTSLKRRCPHLQELNLHRCYIDASTTKFSALPASLKKLSLCGSALFNLPQNRMVVVTSPFFRLEKHLPVLEEVILEGCGAWLTRQDLTLLMSHCPALQIVNVGPARYTRTGHCSWNKRDDKHSSSIILTRKWRA